In one window of Candidatus Scalindua sp. DNA:
- a CDS encoding FliI/YscN family ATPase — protein MNKDVRFLEKYFQRLSSIDTIKLVGTVSRATSMLIESLGPEASVGELCSMTTQSKKKSVLAEVVGFKDSRTLLMPIGDTEGISPKSQVVATGHPLHIKVGSSLIGRILDGLGNPIDNRGPIKYDELRPVYNEPPDPLNRQLITEPISTGIRAIDGLLTCGKGQRMGIFAGSGVGKSTLLGKIARSSKADVNVIALIGERGREVREFVEYNLGDEGLKKSVVVVVTSDKPVIVRLKGGFVATTIAEYLRDKGMDVMLMMDSVTRLANAQREIGLSIGEPPTSRGYTPSVFSLLPKLLERPGTTSEGSITALYTVLVEGDDFNEPVSDTVRGILDGHIILSRKIAAQNCYPAIDILNSVSRCMIDVVSSGHMIAARKMRATYAIYKDAEDMINVGAYVEGRNPKIDYSVKMYELITGYLQQGVTEQSRFTEDISRLEEMMSDSVKGKKQDLVHTIK, from the coding sequence ATGAATAAAGATGTGCGTTTTCTGGAAAAGTATTTTCAAAGACTTTCAAGTATCGATACTATTAAACTTGTGGGAACGGTTTCAAGAGCAACAAGTATGCTGATAGAATCTCTGGGACCCGAAGCTTCGGTGGGAGAGTTGTGTAGTATGACAACACAATCAAAGAAAAAATCGGTTCTTGCAGAAGTTGTGGGATTTAAAGACTCTAGAACACTGCTGATGCCAATAGGGGACACCGAGGGGATAAGCCCGAAAAGTCAGGTTGTTGCTACCGGTCATCCACTTCATATCAAGGTTGGTTCATCACTGATAGGAAGGATACTTGATGGATTAGGGAACCCGATAGATAACAGGGGGCCAATTAAATACGATGAGTTGAGACCTGTGTATAATGAACCGCCGGATCCATTGAATCGTCAGCTTATAACGGAACCTATCAGTACAGGTATTCGGGCAATAGATGGGTTACTAACCTGTGGAAAGGGACAGAGGATGGGTATTTTTGCCGGTAGTGGAGTCGGGAAAAGTACACTCCTCGGAAAGATTGCAAGATCATCGAAAGCAGATGTAAATGTAATTGCCTTGATTGGAGAAAGAGGAAGGGAAGTAAGAGAGTTTGTGGAATATAATTTAGGTGATGAAGGGCTCAAAAAATCTGTTGTTGTTGTCGTTACTTCGGACAAACCAGTTATTGTAAGGTTAAAAGGAGGGTTTGTTGCCACCACAATTGCTGAATACCTGAGAGATAAAGGTATGGATGTGATGCTTATGATGGATTCTGTTACGAGACTTGCCAATGCTCAACGAGAAATTGGGTTGTCTATTGGAGAACCTCCGACATCAAGAGGGTATACACCTTCTGTATTCTCACTGCTCCCTAAATTATTAGAAAGACCTGGAACAACGAGTGAAGGAAGCATAACAGCATTATATACAGTACTCGTCGAAGGGGATGATTTTAACGAACCAGTTTCAGATACAGTACGGGGTATATTAGATGGACATATAATCCTTTCAAGAAAGATTGCAGCTCAGAATTGCTACCCGGCGATAGATATACTCAATAGTGTCAGCAGATGCATGATCGATGTCGTATCATCAGGGCATATGATTGCAGCCCGGAAGATGAGGGCAACTTACGCCATTTATAAGGATGCTGAGGATATGATAAACGTTGGAGCTTATGTAGAAGGAAGAAATCCTAAAATTGACTATTCAGTAAAGATGTACGAGTTGATAACCGGTTATCTTCAGCAAGGTGTGACAGAGCAGAGTAGGTTTACTGAGGATATCTCAAGGCTGGAGGAGATGATGTCTGATTCTGTAAAAGGAAAAAAGCAGGATCTGGTACATACCATAAAGTAG
- the fliJ gene encoding flagellar export protein FliJ: MRYHFRLQPLLEKEQIHEGEFVRGLKVLKDIFREEEDKLAEIKKKRDDTQKRLGERKQIYIDGLELRLYEDYFVKIDNDEKDSMCLLKEIEIKIEIVQRELTKIMKRRKALEKLKEKGKSEHLNNLQMSLNKEMDDIAIMNFSKRH, encoded by the coding sequence GTGAGATATCATTTTAGACTTCAACCATTGCTGGAGAAAGAACAAATTCATGAAGGTGAGTTTGTGAGAGGCCTGAAGGTTCTTAAGGATATATTCCGAGAGGAAGAAGACAAATTAGCAGAAATTAAAAAGAAAAGAGATGATACTCAAAAGAGGCTGGGAGAGAGAAAACAGATTTATATTGATGGGTTAGAGCTGAGATTATATGAAGATTATTTTGTTAAGATTGATAATGATGAAAAGGACTCGATGTGCCTGCTTAAAGAGATAGAGATTAAAATAGAAATTGTGCAAAGAGAGCTTACAAAGATAATGAAACGGAGAAAGGCTCTTGAGAAACTTAAAGAGAAAGGCAAGAGTGAGCATCTCAATAATCTACAGATGTCCTTGAATAAGGAAATGGATGATATTGCCATAATGAACTTCTCAAAGAGGCATTAA
- a CDS encoding motility protein A, with protein sequence MDIATPAGMLLGMILLIVSIVLAGGVSGIGSFIDVPSGMIVVGGTLAATLVRYPLANVIGLIGIIMKTIFIKLSSPQEEMNRLVEFARVARREGLLALENKVADVKDAFLAKGIQLLVDGTDADGLRSILGSEIDMVRQRHSVGKGILESMGAASPAFGMLGTLIGLVLMLQSLDDPSKIGGGMATALITTFYGVLLANLFCLPMGGKLGLRSKEETLVKELVLEGIVAIQSGDAPNLVEEKLKSFLAPKERKEKKLEDLKDKIREKQ encoded by the coding sequence ATGGATATAGCAACACCTGCAGGTATGTTGTTAGGTATGATATTGCTTATCGTATCAATTGTTTTGGCAGGAGGAGTATCTGGCATTGGATCATTTATCGATGTTCCTTCCGGCATGATTGTTGTTGGTGGAACTCTTGCGGCAACACTTGTCCGATATCCATTGGCTAATGTTATCGGGTTGATAGGTATTATTATGAAGACTATTTTTATTAAATTGAGTTCACCACAAGAGGAAATGAACAGGCTTGTAGAATTTGCCAGGGTTGCACGCAGAGAAGGGTTGCTTGCTCTTGAAAACAAGGTTGCAGATGTCAAAGACGCATTTCTTGCAAAGGGAATACAATTATTAGTAGATGGAACTGATGCTGACGGTCTTCGCTCAATACTTGGTTCAGAGATAGACATGGTTCGCCAGAGACACTCTGTGGGTAAGGGTATCCTTGAGTCAATGGGGGCAGCATCTCCTGCCTTTGGTATGTTAGGGACCCTTATAGGACTGGTGCTAATGCTGCAGTCTCTGGATGACCCGTCAAAGATTGGAGGTGGTATGGCTACAGCGCTCATAACAACATTTTATGGAGTTTTGTTAGCTAACCTCTTCTGCTTGCCAATGGGTGGAAAGCTTGGTTTAAGGTCAAAGGAAGAAACGCTTGTGAAAGAGCTCGTGCTGGAAGGCATTGTTGCTATACAGTCCGGAGATGCTCCTAATCTGGTCGAAGAAAAACTGAAAAGTTTTCTGGCCCCGAAAGAAAGGAAAGAAAAGAAGCTTGAAGACCTGAAAGACAAGATAAGGGAAAAACAGTAA
- a CDS encoding OmpA family protein has protein sequence MEEEKGADANAWVASFGDLITLLMTFFVLIISMSVIKMDEIVEAINKNDGLGDNLVSADLKETGIFEKQTMSKIQLLMEGDGLPPPLEDIEFLHDSVVVFVSENSLDNVIDLEKTRNGFIIRIRADILFDPGNTKPKDQYLYLLDEIAELLGAVSNDVRIEGHTDDRYSEDVYEDIRLSVSRATSICGYFVDRWNMDPSRIGVAGYGKHRPLFPNIDEENRAMNRRVEIIVKEQGQEDG, from the coding sequence ATGGAAGAAGAAAAAGGGGCAGATGCGAATGCATGGGTAGCTTCTTTCGGTGATCTGATTACTCTCCTGATGACATTTTTTGTGCTGATCATTTCAATGAGTGTTATCAAAATGGATGAGATTGTCGAAGCCATTAATAAGAATGATGGTCTGGGTGACAATCTGGTCAGCGCAGATCTGAAGGAAACAGGAATTTTTGAAAAGCAAACTATGAGTAAGATACAACTCTTGATGGAAGGAGATGGCCTTCCTCCTCCGCTGGAAGACATTGAATTTCTGCATGACTCTGTCGTTGTATTTGTAAGTGAGAATAGTCTTGATAATGTGATAGATTTAGAGAAAACCAGGAACGGATTCATAATTCGAATCAGGGCGGATATCCTGTTCGATCCGGGTAATACAAAACCAAAAGATCAATACCTGTATTTGTTAGATGAGATAGCGGAATTGTTGGGTGCGGTATCAAACGATGTGAGAATAGAGGGACATACGGATGATCGTTACTCCGAAGATGTATATGAAGATATCAGATTGTCTGTTTCCCGGGCAACAAGTATTTGCGGGTATTTTGTAGACAGGTGGAATATGGATCCTTCTCGTATTGGAGTTGCAGGTTACGGTAAACATCGCCCTCTTTTTCCAAACATTGATGAAGAGAACCGTGCAATGAACAGGCGGGTTGAAATTATAGTAAAAGAACAGGGGCAGGAAGATGGCTAA
- a CDS encoding OmpA family protein: MANEGNAETNDDQSVIGKASQSFSRLLKKKPADDAAPEMDMMAFASMMTILLAFFIMLSSFAGKPNDEKAKEAIESFKEALENFGLSRMSMAKSDSIDNLTLVLKKLGVKSNDDESIVVGKKAFNIVDDNITLEYERRKQQLFFPTKIDFVKGGVELTKESKAYLNSLLKTIKERDCQVTVCSYTDNGFVPSDKYQTSWQFSAEQAMAVIRYLNDVGKISFKRLTAIGYGKYRPLLGDESIFNTEANNRINIIVSHN; the protein is encoded by the coding sequence ATGGCTAACGAGGGAAACGCAGAAACCAATGATGACCAATCTGTTATTGGCAAGGCTTCACAATCTTTCAGCAGGTTATTGAAAAAGAAGCCTGCTGATGATGCAGCTCCAGAGATGGATATGATGGCATTTGCATCAATGATGACCATCCTGCTTGCATTCTTTATTATGCTGTCCAGCTTTGCCGGTAAACCGAACGATGAAAAAGCAAAAGAGGCGATTGAATCATTTAAGGAGGCATTAGAGAATTTTGGTCTCAGCAGAATGTCAATGGCTAAGAGCGATTCTATTGACAATTTGACCCTGGTTTTAAAGAAACTAGGAGTGAAATCAAATGATGATGAGTCTATTGTCGTCGGGAAAAAGGCCTTTAATATAGTTGATGACAATATTACATTAGAGTATGAACGCAGAAAGCAGCAATTGTTCTTTCCAACCAAGATTGATTTTGTGAAGGGAGGAGTAGAGCTTACAAAGGAGAGCAAGGCATATCTGAACAGTTTGCTAAAGACAATTAAGGAGAGAGATTGCCAGGTAACTGTTTGCAGTTATACAGATAATGGTTTTGTCCCCAGTGACAAATACCAGACTAGCTGGCAATTTTCAGCAGAGCAGGCCATGGCTGTAATACGTTATCTGAATGATGTCGGGAAAATCAGTTTTAAGAGATTGACAGCTATAGGATATGGCAAATATAGACCGTTATTAGGAGACGAATCAATATTTAATACAGAGGCAAATAACAGGATAAATATTATCGTTTCTCATAATTAA
- a CDS encoding flagellar basal body-associated FliL family protein, which translates to MEAKKMEEEKQNEMVDEITEYEKRENAEIADGNYDNVSSGNNSDALGLKATVIIAVIAIASVACAFVFVSKMNSSSKESLLDREKTGSKKITRDTTVVEVTGDKPDKTNKKPKKQSKGNNSENNDNESEEENGEEMEGNSIVPLESIVVNLGGVGSRRYLRVLINLEVESGEAEGKIKEKIVMLRDKMISLLSAKSAKEIETEGSLLRLRLEIKNILNEVLGTGETIKQVYFSDFIIQ; encoded by the coding sequence TTGGAAGCAAAAAAAATGGAAGAAGAAAAACAAAATGAGATGGTGGATGAAATTACTGAATACGAGAAGCGAGAGAATGCAGAAATTGCTGATGGAAATTATGATAACGTGTCCAGTGGCAACAATTCTGATGCTCTCGGTTTGAAAGCAACAGTGATTATTGCCGTAATTGCAATCGCATCGGTAGCTTGTGCATTCGTATTCGTATCAAAGATGAATTCTTCTTCGAAAGAGAGTCTGCTTGATAGGGAAAAAACAGGTAGCAAGAAAATCACACGCGACACAACAGTGGTAGAAGTTACAGGAGATAAACCTGATAAAACGAATAAGAAACCCAAAAAACAGAGTAAGGGGAATAATTCTGAAAATAATGATAATGAATCCGAGGAAGAAAACGGGGAGGAGATGGAGGGTAACAGTATCGTACCACTGGAAAGCATTGTCGTAAACCTCGGGGGAGTAGGCAGCCGGAGGTATCTTCGTGTGCTGATAAATCTTGAGGTAGAGAGTGGGGAAGCTGAAGGCAAGATAAAAGAAAAGATTGTTATGCTGAGAGATAAAATGATTTCATTACTTTCTGCAAAATCTGCAAAAGAGATCGAGACAGAAGGAAGTTTGCTTCGGTTGCGTCTGGAGATTAAGAATATCTTAAATGAAGTATTAGGAACCGGCGAAACAATTAAACAGGTTTACTTTTCTGATTTTATCATACAATAA
- the fliM gene encoding flagellar motor switch protein FliM, with amino-acid sequence MKDTDNTILTSEEVENLLTSFHQSDRAQGHLDIIEEGTAKYYDFKRPNTISREKKRLLYKLYENTAYQISRGVSNYLRSTVKVTLDSIDELSFEIFKATCPDLIYISTVKLKPLNGFGCISLELGLCMTMVEVAFGGSSKNQNEIRKPTDIEIAILSNVVSIIVEKIKSSWEPFQAMNWRVAETSVESRYLNIASESDVVLVVSFSVNLDYAFGEIKFCVPVASMESTINRFHDSNKSNNAGRTDNAYSEMLEKLVNGLRVDVVGILDKVNITVNDLVNLKKGDVIRLGSKVSDDLKIVVEGKNKFYGKLGLLGSKKAMQITSVADGYSDE; translated from the coding sequence ATGAAGGATACAGACAATACAATCCTGACTTCTGAAGAAGTTGAAAACCTTCTCACCTCATTTCACCAAAGCGATAGAGCCCAAGGGCATTTGGATATAATTGAAGAAGGGACAGCGAAGTATTACGACTTTAAGCGGCCAAATACGATATCAAGGGAAAAGAAGCGTTTGTTATATAAGCTGTATGAAAATACTGCATATCAGATAAGCAGAGGAGTATCTAATTATCTGAGGTCCACCGTGAAGGTTACACTGGATTCTATTGACGAATTAAGCTTTGAAATATTTAAAGCTACGTGCCCCGATCTGATTTATATAAGTACCGTCAAATTGAAGCCCCTGAATGGTTTTGGGTGTATTTCGCTAGAATTGGGTTTATGCATGACTATGGTCGAAGTTGCCTTTGGGGGTTCTTCAAAGAATCAAAATGAAATACGAAAACCAACTGATATAGAGATAGCAATTCTTAGTAATGTTGTTTCAATTATTGTAGAGAAAATAAAGAGTTCATGGGAACCATTCCAGGCGATGAACTGGAGAGTTGCAGAGACATCAGTGGAGTCTCGTTATCTCAACATTGCTTCTGAGTCAGATGTGGTATTGGTTGTCTCCTTCAGTGTCAATCTCGATTACGCATTTGGTGAAATCAAATTCTGTGTGCCGGTGGCCAGTATGGAGAGTACAATTAATCGCTTTCACGACAGTAACAAATCAAATAATGCGGGTCGTACTGATAACGCATACAGTGAAATGCTGGAGAAACTGGTGAATGGGTTACGTGTGGATGTCGTTGGTATTCTTGACAAGGTCAATATTACCGTAAATGACCTGGTTAACCTCAAGAAGGGTGATGTTATCAGGTTGGGAAGCAAGGTTTCCGATGATTTGAAGATCGTGGTAGAAGGTAAAAACAAATTTTATGGAAAATTAGGACTCTTAGGTTCTAAAAAGGCTATGCAAATTACTTCGGTTGCCGATGGCTATTCTGACGAATAA
- the fliN gene encoding flagellar motor switch protein FliN: protein MNEKDSEVHENSDKESENKDSVKSVQLSPLKPVPNLEEGMHRNIDMLMDVHIPVLVELGKAEMVISDILKLNPGSIIELDSLAGEPVKITVRGKTIALGEVVVVDENFGVKISKISNQQDRIQSMG from the coding sequence ATGAATGAAAAAGATAGTGAAGTTCATGAAAATTCTGATAAGGAATCAGAGAATAAAGATTCGGTAAAATCAGTTCAGTTGTCTCCTTTAAAACCTGTACCGAACCTGGAGGAGGGTATGCATCGGAATATAGATATGCTCATGGACGTTCACATACCTGTACTTGTCGAACTTGGAAAGGCAGAGATGGTGATAAGCGATATACTAAAATTAAATCCAGGGTCGATTATTGAGCTTGACAGTCTTGCCGGAGAACCCGTTAAGATTACCGTTCGAGGTAAGACTATTGCCCTTGGTGAGGTCGTGGTGGTTGACGAAAACTTTGGAGTAAAAATTTCAAAAATTTCCAACCAGCAGGATAGAATACAGAGCATGGGGTGA
- a CDS encoding flagellar biosynthetic protein FliO → MRKNCNWMTMAVLTFILLSVFLSFTKAQNITLAGENDSSLFLRDTNKKETPGTVPMYTKIISSLLVLIAIIIAVVFVLRKNYGFKTSIGRGKRYLQVLDHQTLGVKKSIFLVKIPGKHLLLGVTNERVGLIAEVANEDLEVSGERVNKNEFINLIKKSYFEKKQA, encoded by the coding sequence ATGAGGAAAAATTGTAATTGGATGACCATGGCTGTTCTAACCTTCATTTTATTATCTGTTTTTCTCTCTTTTACAAAAGCGCAAAACATTACTCTGGCAGGTGAAAATGATTCTTCCTTGTTTCTGCGTGATACGAACAAAAAAGAAACGCCCGGTACGGTACCTATGTACACCAAGATAATAAGTTCTCTTCTTGTGCTCATTGCCATAATAATCGCAGTAGTGTTTGTTTTAAGGAAAAACTATGGATTCAAGACAAGTATCGGAAGAGGTAAAAGATATCTCCAGGTATTGGATCATCAAACGCTGGGTGTAAAGAAGTCAATTTTTCTGGTGAAGATCCCTGGTAAACATCTGTTGCTTGGTGTGACGAATGAAAGGGTTGGTTTAATAGCTGAGGTTGCAAATGAAGACCTGGAAGTTTCTGGTGAAAGAGTTAATAAGAATGAGTTTATAAATTTA